From the genome of Pelobacter propionicus DSM 2379, one region includes:
- a CDS encoding DUF58 domain-containing protein: MGLILCGLLMAVNFSNNLIFAMTALLLSIALVGWYHTRVNLSCLSLTDWRVAPVFAGQKAIWRLTVENGKQRGRYGIRACSSGAETDPEQYLAAGGQTEITLRRQVVARGLIKPCPADLRSCFPLGIFEARLGTKDLPECLAYPKPAGDQPVPEQTAGRQAHLLNESGAYTGMRRYAPGDTLSRISWKAYARFDELYTKEFDGAQGRPALWLRWSDVRASGVEQKLSQLCRWMLDVHGQNREYGLELPGMKIEPAGEESHLRHCLQALALYGETERTS; the protein is encoded by the coding sequence GTGGGCCTCATTCTGTGCGGGCTTCTGATGGCGGTTAATTTCAGCAACAATCTGATTTTCGCCATGACGGCTCTGTTGCTCTCGATCGCGCTGGTGGGGTGGTATCACACCCGGGTCAACCTGAGCTGCCTGAGCTTGACCGATTGGCGCGTCGCTCCGGTCTTTGCCGGCCAGAAAGCGATCTGGCGTCTGACCGTGGAAAACGGCAAACAGCGCGGTCGCTATGGTATCAGGGCGTGTTCATCCGGAGCGGAAACAGACCCTGAACAGTATCTGGCTGCAGGTGGACAGACTGAAATTACCCTGCGGCGCCAGGTCGTTGCCCGAGGTCTGATCAAGCCTTGCCCGGCGGATCTCAGAAGCTGTTTTCCCCTGGGGATTTTTGAAGCGCGCCTGGGCACGAAAGATCTGCCGGAATGTCTGGCCTATCCAAAACCCGCGGGTGATCAGCCTGTCCCGGAACAGACCGCGGGCCGGCAGGCCCACCTGCTGAACGAATCCGGCGCCTATACCGGCATGCGGCGTTATGCGCCGGGCGATACGCTTTCCCGCATTTCGTGGAAAGCATATGCCCGCTTTGACGAGCTTTACACCAAGGAATTCGACGGCGCCCAGGGACGTCCGGCGCTCTGGCTCAGATGGAGCGACGTGCGGGCAAGCGGCGTGGAGCAGAAGCTGTCGCAGCTTTGTCGCTGGATGCTGGATGTGCACGGCCAGAACCGGGAATACGGCCTGGAACTGCCGGGAATGAAGATTGAACCGGCGGGCGAGGAGAGCCATCTCCGCCATTGCCTGCAAGCACTTGCCCTTTATGGCGAAACGGAGCGGACTTCATGA
- a CDS encoding transglutaminase TgpA family protein codes for MSGYYQWVLLTLVMAAFPSLVRLPLWVAGIALAGGALHYAGRWRKGWYGRGAGAALLTMTVAGIWLSFESWFSGDAVLSFFIAVVFLKWGEARKRRDYLLLIFAAVILTACGTLYWENLLNLLHMLLVVFLLTVSLVAIHSGDSALSGLFFLRRSGLIFALGLPLMLLLFLTLPRIPGPLWDIGLAFGLPVKAMLDRGAGDFGKATSMQPGGIHKASQQTGNVLVAEFKGAVPYKSRLYWRGPVFWEYDGEKWNLPAGWDDRTRLLKRAIRTKKRLDRELHFRKDPVRYTLRVMPNGGRWLYGLDIPAAPAPESFISDEYQLLSIRKIDDQEPKFEMLSYLEYLTGVELGDEQRKRGLSWSENSNPRLRALGAELAKKHKKTDAIVHQALRLLADGAYRFDAGYVIPPGKDSLDRFFFDEKRGGAEYLAGSFVMLMRAAGIPARLVSGYRGGTIIALTNFVIVKRADAHAWVEIWRDGKGWSRVEPKDIILPLAADDTALSEKKPKESVVKMETGREKPLPETEKPDKGGKPAEPVAVKQKDRRSLPSLSSLLGGVRKWVIRYDPNRQMELLKGAGVKEGNWLDLLIGGTAGVLSLLGIYLLAAWWRDRRRVDPVAESWLRFCRRLKTLGVEKSETECPRDYLRRVSRERPELSAAAEDIIGRYILIRYGEECSGETTALFMRQVQRFISMS; via the coding sequence ATGAGCGGTTATTATCAGTGGGTACTGCTGACCCTTGTCATGGCCGCTTTCCCGAGTCTTGTGCGTCTTCCCTTATGGGTTGCCGGGATAGCGCTTGCCGGTGGCGCGCTGCATTACGCGGGGCGGTGGCGGAAAGGCTGGTATGGCCGGGGCGCGGGCGCCGCTTTGCTGACGATGACCGTGGCTGGCATCTGGCTTTCGTTTGAAAGCTGGTTCAGCGGCGACGCCGTGCTCAGCTTCTTCATTGCCGTCGTGTTTCTCAAATGGGGGGAGGCGCGCAAACGGCGGGACTATCTGCTTCTGATATTTGCCGCCGTGATCCTGACCGCTTGCGGCACGCTGTATTGGGAAAACCTTTTGAACCTGCTGCACATGCTGCTGGTGGTTTTTCTGCTTACGGTCAGTCTGGTGGCGATTCACTCGGGTGACTCCGCCTTGTCCGGACTGTTTTTTCTTAGGCGTTCCGGACTGATTTTCGCGCTCGGGCTGCCGCTGATGCTGCTCCTTTTTCTGACCCTGCCGCGTATTCCAGGGCCTTTGTGGGATATCGGCCTGGCCTTTGGGCTGCCGGTCAAGGCCATGCTGGACCGGGGCGCGGGGGATTTCGGCAAGGCGACATCAATGCAGCCGGGCGGGATTCACAAGGCAAGCCAGCAGACCGGCAATGTTCTGGTCGCCGAATTCAAGGGCGCCGTGCCCTATAAAAGCCGGCTGTACTGGCGCGGACCGGTTTTCTGGGAGTATGACGGCGAAAAATGGAATCTCCCGGCAGGCTGGGATGACCGAACCAGGCTGCTCAAGCGCGCTATCCGCACGAAAAAACGGCTCGACCGGGAACTGCATTTCCGGAAGGATCCGGTGCGCTACACCCTGCGGGTCATGCCCAATGGCGGCCGCTGGCTTTATGGTCTCGACATTCCCGCGGCGCCGGCCCCCGAATCGTTCATCTCCGACGAATACCAGTTGTTGAGCATCCGGAAGATCGACGACCAGGAACCCAAGTTTGAGATGCTTTCGTACCTGGAGTATCTGACAGGGGTCGAGCTTGGCGACGAACAGCGGAAAAGGGGGCTTTCCTGGTCGGAAAACTCCAATCCGCGGCTGCGCGCCCTTGGAGCGGAGCTGGCAAAAAAGCATAAAAAGACGGACGCCATCGTCCACCAGGCGCTCCGTCTTCTGGCGGACGGCGCCTACCGCTTTGACGCCGGGTATGTCATCCCTCCGGGAAAGGACTCGCTGGATCGCTTCTTCTTTGACGAAAAACGGGGCGGCGCCGAATATCTCGCCGGCAGTTTCGTGATGCTGATGAGGGCCGCCGGTATTCCGGCCCGGCTGGTCAGCGGCTACCGCGGCGGGACCATCATCGCGCTGACCAATTTCGTGATCGTCAAACGCGCCGACGCCCATGCCTGGGTGGAAATCTGGCGGGACGGCAAGGGGTGGAGCAGGGTGGAGCCCAAGGATATCATCCTGCCGCTCGCGGCTGACGACACGGCGCTTTCGGAGAAAAAGCCCAAAGAATCCGTCGTAAAGATGGAAACCGGCAGGGAAAAGCCGCTCCCCGAAACGGAAAAGCCGGACAAGGGCGGTAAACCGGCGGAACCGGTGGCGGTCAAACAGAAGGATCGCCGGAGTCTGCCGAGCTTATCTTCCCTTCTGGGAGGCGTGCGGAAATGGGTTATCCGCTACGACCCCAACCGCCAGATGGAACTCCTGAAAGGGGCCGGCGTCAAGGAAGGCAACTGGCTCGATCTTCTGATTGGCGGTACGGCGGGGGTTCTGTCGTTGCTGGGCATCTATCTGCTGGCGGCATGGTGGCGCGACCGGCGCCGGGTCGACCCGGTTGCGGAGAGCTGGCTCAGGTTCTGCCGCAGGTTGAAAACGCTCGGCGTGGAGAAGTCGGAAACCGAATGCCCGCGCGACTATCTCCGGCGCGTGAGCCGTGAACGTCCCGAACTGTCCGCAGCTGCGGAGGATATCATCGGCCGCTACATCCTGATCCGCTACGGGGAGGAGTGCTCCGGGGAAACGACGGCCCTCTTCATGCGTCAGGTTCAGCGTTTCATCTCCATGTCATAG
- a CDS encoding FTR1 family iron permease, with product MKDFICCALFLLLTIPAVLHAAQGVTEDYRPVVAEIVRRGDAAMANYSPTVSTQTGNEFSRLYFDIFESSGMEFTLRLKDNSFMLRIESGFSLLISQAMGGKPKAVLEKSWAALKNDLDYAVTHYSSNGTGYGGRVMQSFVILFREGLEAMLVVAALVAYLRRSGYADKVRVIWHGVCWALVASVVAAWVLGSLIRTSGANREMLEGVTMLVAAAVLLYVSYWLTAKRDAERWQAFIRDTMDRAMGRGSLFALGLVAFLAVFREGAETILFYQALMAGTLGGLDAVWVGMALAAVALVVVYLLVKVASIRLPLGLFFGGTALMLFVMAFMFAGQGILELQVSGLVRTTRLEGWPMVSWLGLFPTRETVLAQAVILLLPLLGMVWMIGKRTRVAVQP from the coding sequence ATGAAAGATTTCATCTGTTGTGCCCTGTTCCTGCTGCTGACCATTCCGGCGGTTCTTCATGCCGCCCAGGGAGTAACCGAAGATTACCGGCCGGTCGTGGCCGAAATCGTCAGGCGGGGGGACGCGGCCATGGCCAACTACTCGCCCACGGTCTCGACGCAGACCGGCAACGAGTTTTCCAGGCTCTATTTCGATATCTTCGAATCCAGCGGCATGGAATTCACCCTCCGGCTGAAAGACAACTCATTCATGCTGCGGATCGAGTCCGGCTTCAGTCTGCTGATCAGCCAGGCCATGGGGGGAAAGCCGAAAGCGGTTCTGGAAAAGTCATGGGCTGCCCTGAAAAATGACCTCGACTACGCCGTGACTCACTATTCCAGCAACGGTACCGGCTACGGGGGGCGGGTGATGCAGTCCTTTGTCATTCTCTTCCGCGAAGGCCTTGAGGCCATGCTTGTGGTTGCGGCCCTGGTGGCCTATCTCCGCCGCTCGGGATACGCCGACAAGGTCAGGGTCATCTGGCACGGGGTCTGCTGGGCGTTGGTCGCCAGCGTCGTTGCTGCCTGGGTTCTCGGCAGCCTGATCAGGACGAGCGGGGCCAACCGGGAGATGCTGGAGGGGGTGACCATGCTCGTCGCCGCTGCGGTCCTCCTGTATGTCAGCTACTGGCTGACCGCCAAAAGGGACGCCGAGCGATGGCAGGCATTCATCAGGGATACGATGGATCGGGCCATGGGCAGGGGAAGCCTGTTTGCCCTCGGTCTGGTCGCCTTTCTCGCCGTTTTCAGGGAAGGGGCGGAGACGATCCTGTTCTACCAGGCGCTCATGGCAGGGACGTTGGGTGGTCTTGATGCCGTCTGGGTTGGCATGGCGCTGGCCGCCGTCGCGCTCGTGGTCGTCTACCTGCTGGTGAAAGTCGCCTCGATCCGCCTGCCGCTCGGGCTGTTCTTCGGCGGGACGGCGCTGATGCTGTTTGTCATGGCGTTCATGTTTGCCGGCCAGGGGATCCTGGAACTCCAGGTGAGCGGCCTTGTCCGGACGACCCGGCTCGAAGGGTGGCCGATGGTGAGCTGGCTGGGACTCTTTCCGACCCGGGAAACGGTCCTGGCGCAGGCGGTCATCCTGTTGCTGCCGCTGCTCGGCATGGTGTGGATGATCGGAAAACGAACACGAGTGGCGGTCCAACCTTGA
- a CDS encoding type II secretion system protein GspG, translating into MNTFTLGMLIALIGSAVAVYVGLPEQMQALFDDSVEAAQQVGTAGDLRSISVMLDATYVLDRRLPSEEEFPVWLRETFKETNVKELAVDHWGNPYVYTLSGNGRSYRLHSLGPDGIMGTGDDMVRSGP; encoded by the coding sequence TTGAATACGTTCACACTGGGGATGCTTATCGCACTGATCGGCTCCGCCGTCGCCGTGTATGTGGGGCTCCCGGAACAGATGCAGGCGCTGTTCGATGACAGCGTCGAGGCAGCCCAGCAGGTCGGTACCGCGGGGGATCTCCGCTCCATATCGGTCATGCTGGACGCCACCTACGTACTGGACCGGAGACTCCCCTCCGAAGAGGAATTCCCTGTGTGGCTCAGGGAAACGTTCAAGGAAACCAATGTCAAGGAGCTTGCCGTGGACCATTGGGGCAATCCCTATGTCTACACCCTGTCCGGGAATGGAAGGTCATACCGTCTGCACAGTCTGGGGCCGGACGGTATCATGGGGACTGGCGACGATATGGTACGGAGCGGCCCGTAA
- a CDS encoding imelysin family protein: MGKKLIRLTVLAALALLVGLGAVALVRNESVTRFLVERKLDQVLEDYADKVVLKTIARAVQDFRLLEQAAVRLRAEPTDGNAAAAAEAWRTARAQWKKTATFMFGPAAHYNFDKQLDTFPLDRPLVDHLLGEMTAGRVAVDERYLREELLSTQRGLPAAEYLLFRDGKPRRAKDMTPAELEYLVAATRAMTLESMDFEASWAGSSRMPADKAALLKAAGMRTRSSYADEFKHPGAPGSRYLSHSVALQEIFQESVAVTEDLGDAIAGELDSANPRGGRTWYSRNGRADLLNILKSVENAYLGGAEGDRGHSVSELLASRDEVLDRRIRIALADTAFRITEAAGPYGGNGEERELLIRRAESACHKLTARLSVAALLVAMDPSTRPFAPYGVPLPESHPMK, translated from the coding sequence GTGGGAAAGAAACTGATTCGTTTGACCGTGCTGGCGGCACTGGCGCTTCTGGTCGGCCTGGGGGCTGTGGCGCTTGTCCGCAACGAGAGCGTTACACGGTTCCTTGTCGAAAGAAAACTGGACCAGGTGCTTGAGGATTACGCGGACAAGGTGGTGCTGAAGACAATTGCCCGCGCCGTTCAGGATTTCAGGCTGCTGGAACAGGCGGCCGTCAGGCTCAGGGCCGAGCCGACCGACGGGAATGCGGCTGCCGCCGCGGAGGCGTGGCGCACGGCCCGCGCCCAATGGAAGAAGACGGCCACCTTCATGTTCGGACCGGCGGCGCATTACAATTTCGACAAGCAGCTGGACACCTTTCCCCTCGATCGTCCCCTGGTGGATCACCTGCTGGGCGAGATGACGGCCGGCAGGGTGGCCGTTGACGAGCGGTACCTGCGCGAGGAACTGCTGTCTACCCAGCGAGGCCTGCCGGCTGCCGAGTATCTGCTGTTCAGGGATGGAAAACCGCGGCGGGCGAAGGATATGACTCCGGCCGAGCTGGAGTACCTGGTCGCCGCAACCAGGGCCATGACCCTGGAAAGCATGGACTTCGAGGCATCCTGGGCCGGCTCGTCCAGGATGCCGGCGGACAAGGCGGCCCTGCTCAAGGCGGCCGGAATGAGAACCAGAAGCTCCTATGCGGATGAGTTCAAGCATCCGGGCGCCCCCGGAAGCCGCTATCTGTCGCACTCCGTTGCGCTTCAGGAGATTTTTCAGGAAAGCGTGGCAGTTACCGAAGACCTGGGCGACGCCATCGCCGGCGAGCTGGACTCCGCCAACCCCCGTGGCGGCAGGACCTGGTACAGCCGCAACGGGCGCGCCGACCTCCTGAATATCCTTAAAAGCGTCGAGAACGCGTATCTGGGGGGCGCCGAAGGGGACCGCGGCCATTCGGTGTCGGAGCTTCTGGCGAGCCGGGACGAGGTTCTTGACCGACGTATCAGAATTGCCCTGGCGGACACGGCGTTCAGGATCACCGAGGCCGCCGGACCGTACGGCGGAAACGGCGAAGAGAGGGAGCTGCTGATCAGAAGGGCGGAGTCGGCGTGCCACAAGCTGACCGCCCGGCTGTCGGTCGCCGCGCTGCTGGTGGCCATGGACCCGTCAACCCGGCCGTTTGCCCCCTACGGAGTCCCGCTGCCGGAATCCCACCCGATGAAATGA
- a CDS encoding di-heme oxidoredictase family protein, translated as MNCHPNYGRGRRVDKFSTQFGNGYTVFVHTPDGKLVDGYMFMLQTRAVPPYKPPARDVKITWRNFVDQYGNRYPDGTRYNSGKPTEGTLIYPTAELVDPLLPLPAGYKVSLESTIGFYGSGLLDAIPDEDIIAEAKRQQAMPGSVKGRPGAWIVEPHDGKKHLGKFTYHNTRATLQNGPGLNGMWNVFNLTRTDRPQLFASSQWIAKQKELGLDTAPLVGSQPHELTQKDVDDLMVWSRGLAVPAARNLHKPEVQRGRDLFQMMGCVQCHKPSWVTGEYPYIPAYGKQKIWPYTDMLTHDLGTMNHGVSRFFRTPPLWARGLSRNAADHTDLFHDRRARDFEEAILWHFGEANFAREMFRHLSADKRKDVIRFLESI; from the coding sequence ATGAACTGCCACCCCAACTACGGCAGGGGACGCCGGGTTGACAAATTTTCCACCCAGTTCGGCAATGGCTACACCGTATTCGTCCATACGCCGGACGGCAAGCTTGTCGACGGTTATATGTTCATGCTGCAGACCAGGGCCGTGCCTCCCTACAAGCCGCCTGCCAGAGACGTCAAGATCACTTGGCGCAATTTCGTCGACCAGTACGGCAACAGGTATCCGGACGGAACCCGCTACAACAGCGGCAAACCGACGGAGGGAACCCTGATCTATCCGACGGCTGAGCTGGTCGATCCGCTGCTCCCCCTGCCGGCCGGCTACAAGGTCAGCCTCGAATCCACCATCGGGTTCTACGGCAGCGGGCTTCTGGATGCAATCCCCGACGAGGATATCATCGCCGAGGCCAAGCGCCAGCAGGCCATGCCCGGGTCGGTCAAGGGCCGGCCCGGCGCATGGATTGTGGAGCCCCACGACGGAAAAAAGCACCTGGGCAAGTTCACCTATCACAACACCAGGGCGACCCTCCAGAACGGCCCCGGTCTCAACGGTATGTGGAACGTGTTCAACCTCACCCGCACGGATCGTCCGCAGCTGTTCGCCTCTTCGCAATGGATTGCCAAGCAGAAGGAGCTCGGTCTGGATACAGCCCCCCTTGTCGGTTCGCAACCTCACGAACTGACGCAAAAAGACGTCGATGACCTCATGGTCTGGTCCCGCGGCCTGGCGGTGCCCGCCGCGCGCAACCTCCATAAGCCGGAGGTACAACGTGGCAGGGATCTCTTCCAGATGATGGGGTGCGTGCAATGCCACAAGCCGAGCTGGGTTACGGGCGAGTACCCGTATATTCCCGCCTATGGGAAGCAGAAAATCTGGCCGTATACGGATATGCTGACCCATGATCTGGGCACAATGAACCATGGCGTCAGCAGGTTCTTCCGGACGCCGCCTCTCTGGGCCCGGGGGCTGTCGCGTAATGCCGCCGATCACACGGACCTGTTCCATGACCGGCGCGCCAGAGATTTCGAGGAAGCCATTCTCTGGCATTTCGGCGAGGCGAACTTTGCCCGGGAGATGTTTCGCCACCTTTCCGCGGACAAACGAAAGGATGTTATCAGGTTTCTCGAGTCGATCTGA
- a CDS encoding lytic transglycosylase domain-containing protein, with amino-acid sequence MNQWVVCGALAIVAGSTAPAVADIYMHEDGNGVIHFTDAPVNRRSRVFIRHIEDDRKVRTTFRFSGYSRDPGLFETIIDSCATEYGVDKALVKAVIRAESGYNPNAVSPKGAAGLMQLMPKTAQGLKVTNAFDPADNIRGGVRYLRFLLDTFNGDVRLALAAYNAGLAKVARYGGIPPYRETRDYVARVMDYRRAYGDD; translated from the coding sequence ATGAATCAATGGGTTGTCTGTGGAGCGCTCGCTATCGTTGCGGGGAGCACGGCTCCCGCCGTTGCCGATATCTACATGCATGAAGATGGCAACGGGGTGATCCACTTCACCGATGCACCGGTGAACCGCCGGTCCAGGGTGTTCATACGTCACATTGAGGATGACCGGAAGGTGCGTACCACCTTCAGGTTTTCCGGCTACAGCCGTGATCCCGGACTGTTTGAGACGATCATCGACTCGTGCGCCACGGAGTACGGAGTGGACAAGGCGCTGGTAAAGGCGGTTATCCGGGCTGAATCGGGGTACAACCCCAACGCGGTTTCGCCGAAAGGGGCCGCGGGCCTGATGCAGCTCATGCCAAAGACCGCCCAGGGGCTTAAGGTCACGAACGCGTTCGATCCAGCCGACAATATCCGTGGCGGGGTGCGGTATCTCAGGTTCCTGCTGGACACCTTCAACGGTGACGTCCGGCTTGCCCTGGCCGCGTACAACGCGGGTCTCGCCAAGGTGGCCCGGTACGGCGGCATTCCCCCCTATCGGGAAACCCGCGACTATGTGGCCAGGGTCATGGACTACCGGAGGGCGTATGGCGATGACTGA
- a CDS encoding 3-deoxy-7-phosphoheptulonate synthase has product MVNIKKLIIHDRKPVIGPDDLRRRFPLSGEDVARVAHFRKQVADILNGVDGRLLAVVGPCSIHDTRAALDYAERLAGLAGELEDRLLPVMRVYLEKPRTATGWKGLLNDPDLDGSCRISKGLVIARDLLRSITGLGLPVACEILSPFTPLYLGDLISWGAIGARTTESQIHREMASGLPFPVGFKNGTDGNLRIAVDAVRAARYPHRFLSVDKNGRYTSVMAGGNADAHVILRGGNGRSNYFPEDIRKVEEMLDKAGLTQAIAVDCSHANSGGDHQRQQEGLVTVCRQLADGNSSIRCIMLESFLEAGNQPIPTDLSQLRYGVSVTDKCIDWTTTEYLLRYVHRTMACRGVGMAQTDLERAHNGDIRCAAM; this is encoded by the coding sequence ATTGTGAACATCAAAAAACTAATCATACATGATCGGAAGCCGGTCATCGGTCCGGACGACCTGAGACGCAGATTTCCTCTTTCAGGAGAAGACGTCGCGCGTGTGGCCCATTTCCGGAAGCAGGTGGCCGACATCCTGAACGGCGTCGACGGGCGGCTGCTGGCGGTGGTCGGCCCCTGCTCGATTCATGACACCAGGGCGGCTCTTGACTATGCTGAGCGCCTGGCCGGCCTGGCAGGGGAACTGGAGGACCGGCTGCTGCCGGTGATGCGGGTGTATCTGGAAAAACCGCGTACCGCTACGGGCTGGAAAGGGCTGCTCAACGACCCGGACCTGGACGGATCGTGCCGGATATCCAAGGGGCTCGTGATTGCCCGCGACCTGCTCCGTTCCATTACCGGTCTGGGCCTTCCCGTGGCCTGCGAGATACTCAGCCCGTTTACCCCCCTCTATCTGGGTGATCTGATCAGCTGGGGGGCGATCGGCGCACGCACGACCGAATCGCAGATTCACCGGGAAATGGCGAGCGGGCTTCCCTTTCCGGTCGGCTTCAAGAACGGCACCGACGGCAACCTGCGGATCGCCGTTGACGCCGTCCGTGCCGCCCGGTACCCGCACCGCTTCCTGAGTGTCGATAAGAACGGGCGCTACACCAGCGTCATGGCCGGCGGCAACGCCGATGCTCACGTGATTCTTCGCGGCGGCAACGGCCGCTCCAATTATTTTCCCGAGGACATTCGCAAGGTAGAGGAGATGCTGGACAAGGCCGGTCTCACTCAGGCAATCGCGGTAGATTGCAGTCATGCAAACTCCGGCGGCGACCACCAGCGCCAGCAGGAGGGGCTGGTCACTGTCTGCCGGCAGCTCGCCGACGGCAACAGTTCGATTCGCTGCATAATGCTTGAGAGTTTTCTGGAAGCCGGCAATCAGCCGATTCCCACGGACCTGTCGCAGCTCAGATACGGTGTTTCTGTTACCGACAAGTGCATCGACTGGACCACCACCGAGTACCTTCTGCGCTACGTCCATCGGACAATGGCCTGTCGAGGTGTCGGCATGGCACAGACCGATCTCGAACGGGCGCACAACGGCGATATCAGATGCGCGGCCATGTAG
- a CDS encoding ZIP family metal transporter, translating to MTSYLQQFDPVTQALLATLFTWGVTAAGAGLVFLTRTVNAKLMDSMLGFAAGVMIAASFWSLLAPGIDMAEQMGQIPWLTAVIGFMGGGLFMRLTDRLLPHLHPGFATDQSEGIKTSWQRSTLLVLAITLHNIPEGLAVGVAFGAVSAGLSSATIGGAIALAIGIGLQNFPEGAAVSMPLRREGMGTGKSFFLGQASGMVEPVAGVLGALFVIQMRGVLPYALCFAAGAMIFVVVEELIPESQRVPAHIDLVTIATMAGFSVMMILDVALG from the coding sequence ATGACCAGCTACCTGCAGCAGTTTGACCCCGTTACCCAGGCCCTGCTGGCCACGCTCTTCACCTGGGGCGTGACCGCCGCCGGGGCCGGGCTGGTTTTCCTGACCAGGACGGTCAACGCGAAACTGATGGATTCCATGCTGGGATTCGCCGCCGGCGTGATGATCGCCGCCAGCTTCTGGTCGCTGCTGGCGCCCGGCATCGACATGGCCGAGCAGATGGGGCAGATTCCCTGGCTGACCGCCGTGATCGGCTTCATGGGTGGGGGACTGTTCATGCGGCTGACCGACCGCCTGCTCCCCCACCTGCACCCCGGATTCGCCACGGACCAGAGCGAGGGAATCAAGACCTCCTGGCAGCGCTCCACGCTGCTGGTGCTGGCCATCACCCTGCACAACATCCCCGAGGGGCTGGCGGTGGGGGTCGCCTTCGGGGCCGTATCAGCCGGCCTCTCCTCGGCCACCATCGGCGGCGCCATTGCCCTGGCCATCGGCATCGGCCTTCAGAACTTCCCCGAGGGGGCTGCCGTATCCATGCCGCTGCGGCGGGAGGGGATGGGGACCGGCAAGAGCTTCTTCCTTGGCCAGGCCTCGGGAATGGTGGAGCCGGTGGCCGGGGTGCTGGGGGCGCTGTTCGTGATCCAGATGCGGGGGGTCCTCCCCTACGCCCTCTGCTTCGCCGCCGGCGCCATGATCTTCGTCGTGGTGGAGGAGCTGATTCCTGAATCCCAGCGGGTTCCCGCCCACATCGACCTGGTCACCATCGCCACCATGGCGGGCTTTTCGGTGATGATGATCCTGGACGTGGCTTTGGGATAG
- the cadR gene encoding Cd(II)/Pb(II)-responsive transcriptional regulator: MKIGELAQRGDCSVETVRFYEREGLLESPARDSNGYRCYTGTHLVQLNFIRHCRSLGMGLPDVRRLRSLQAHPEQGCDEINHLIESQIERVHQQIRSLHLLEQQLHALRDTCHATTNVGECGILRNLEQAAEGENCICHPPDTTN; encoded by the coding sequence ATGAAAATCGGAGAACTGGCGCAACGCGGCGACTGCAGCGTGGAAACGGTACGCTTTTACGAGCGGGAGGGCCTGCTGGAATCGCCTGCGCGTGACAGCAACGGCTATCGCTGCTACACCGGCACCCATCTGGTGCAGCTCAACTTCATCCGCCACTGCCGCTCGCTGGGCATGGGATTGCCGGATGTGCGCAGATTGCGCTCACTGCAGGCCCATCCCGAACAGGGCTGCGACGAGATCAACCACTTGATCGAAAGCCAGATCGAGCGTGTCCACCAGCAGATCCGGTCACTGCACCTGCTGGAGCAGCAGTTACACGCGCTGCGGGATACCTGTCATGCCACGACGAATGTGGGCGAATGCGGCATCCTGCGCAATCTGGAGCAGGCGGCCGAGGGGGAGAACTGCATCTGCCATCCTCCCGACACGACAAACTGA